One Carettochelys insculpta isolate YL-2023 chromosome 1, ASM3395843v1, whole genome shotgun sequence genomic window, TGGACGTCTCCTACTTCCCTTTCGACAGGCAGCAGTGCCGGCTGACCTTCGGCTCCTGGACCTACAACGGCAACCAGATTGACCTCCTGAACGGGCTGGACACGGGCGACCTGACGGACTTTGTGGAGAACGTGgagtgggaggtgctgggcatGCCGGCCAAGAGAAACGTCATCATCTACGGCTGCTGCTCGGAGCCCTACCCCGACATCACCTACACGCTGCTCCTCAAGAGACGCGCCTCCTTCTACATCTTCAACCTGCTCCTGCCCTGTGTCATGATCTCCTTCCTGGCCCCACTGGGCTTCTACCTCCCAGCTGACTCCGGGGAGAAGGTCTCCTTGGGGGTGACTGTCCTGCTGGCGCTCACCGTCTtccagctgctggtggcagagagcATGCCGCCCTCCGAGAACGTGCCGCTGATCGGTGAGTAGCTCCTTCTGCTGGCAGGTGGAAGGGCAACCGTGGACGACTTCTACCTGCTCTTCAGATGCAGCGTGTGATGCAGGTGAGCAGTTTTCAGCCGCCTACTTCCGTCCCAAGATGCAGGGTCCGCTCTGGTCCTCAGCCTCTTCACGAAAGCTGCCGGCACGCTGCAGCTGTGGTTGAATTCCAGCTTCCGTCCTAGCTTCCTTTTTCTGATGTTTGCAATCTTGCCTTAACGAGGGACATGGGCCACGCTCCACCACTTGCAGTCTTAAAGACAAGGCTGGATGTCTCTCGAgcagataagtatcagagaggtggccgtgttagtctgtagcttcaagaacaagaagtcttgtggcaccttgtagactaacagatattttggagcataagctttcgtgggctttgcCTTTTTGTTTCGAAGCCTGGTCCAAATCTATTCAGCTTTTAATTTTGATGGTATTATTTGAGCAGGTGGAAGGCGTCTGTTTCCTCCCATCCTCAAACTCCATGTTTCATTTAGAAATCCTGTACTCAGAAGAGCTGCATTACAGCCAAATGCAATTAGAAGCTTTGAACTTGGCTTGTTTGGTGGCTCAAAGACTCAAGAGATTGAAGTCTCATTGAGATCAAAGACTCAGTCCAAGTCTGTGGCCCTCACATTTGCAATTTCTGTAATTCACAATAACGTTTTTCAACATGGTGTGACGTTTTGGGGGCTGTATTTTTGCACAAAGCTTTTTTGCTGTTCAGGGCCACAATTACCTCTTCGAAACTTTTGCAGCCTGACATATTCTTCCTCTTTTCTCTGTTATTTcaattctcttaaaaaaaaatcttgatctCCAAAATGTTTTGATGGGGGTTCAATGTTCTAAACTCTTGAGGGCAGCACATGCACCCTGAACTGGGATAACCTAGACAGCTGCAGAGGAGAGCTTGGCCTTTGAGACAGATAACCAGCCAGCCTCTGTTCAGTTGGCCTCCGGTGGGTTTGGTTTAGCTGGGCTGCATATGGGAGGGCGTGGCCAAAGCTGGGCTGTGCTCTGTAGATTTCAGGAAGGCCTTAAAAACATAAAGCAGCCCAAGCCAAGTCTGAAGGACAGCTCTTGAGGCACAGCGTACCTGGTTTGCTCCACACCGACACCAGATTCTGGCTCTAAAGCTGTTGCACCCATGCGTTGAAGGACCATCCCAGTGTGCGGTGTTCTCCGATGGTCTCTTGTCTTTTGATAGTGGGACTCAACTGGGGGAAAGAGGCCATTCCCGGGTCTATACAACCTGCTTCTTCCTTGGAGCTAGAGGATCTGTTATTTAGCATAAGTGGCGGGGATGTGTCCTTTTCATGTCCAAGGTCCCATATCCCATTTGCTTAGAGGAATGCCTGCAACATTGTCCAACGCGTGCCTGCAGCCATGAGTTCCCCACGTGCGGGGTCGGTCACAACCTGCCCACCCTTCTTGTCTTTCAGGGAAGTATTACATCGCCACGATGACCATGATCACAGCTTCCACCGCGCTGACCATATTCATCATGAACATCCACCACTGTGGCCCGGGAGCCAAGCCCGTGCCCAAGTGGGCCAAGAAGTTCATCCTGCAGTACATGGCTCGGCTGTTCTTTGTCTACGAGGTAGGGGAGAGCTGCAAGAGTCCCAGGCGGCAGCTGGACCACCGGCCTGGGGTCCAGGCGGTGAACGGTAGGGCTGCCCAAGAGGAGCACCGAGCTCAGAGAAAGGAGAACTCAAACCTGACATGCCAGGAGAAGTCTCCACAGCAGGAGTTGTCACCCCAGCGGCTCGGCAGCCCCTCTGACTGGCAGGACTGGAAAAAGACAGGGCCGTGGATGCACGTCGAGCACGGCCAAGCCCAGGGTAAGGCAGAGGAGGGACAGCAGCGCCAGGTCTGTGCAAAGAGCCCCTGCCTGTGCCAGCACAGCAGCCTCCTGAAGAACGTCGAGTACATCGCCAGCTGTTTCCAGGACCAACGGGCGGCTCAGAAACGGACCGGAGAGTGGAAGAAAGTGGCCAAGGTCATGGATCGCATCTTCATGTGGATCTTCTTCATTATGGTCTTCTTCATGAGCGTGCTCGTCATGGGCAAAGCTGCCTGAAGGGACCACGGCGTGCAATGCCGGCGCTGCAGGTGCACGCTCAGGTTGGCCTGGGCGGCCGCTAGAAGCCATCGCATGAGGGGTCCCTCTGGTAGCGCGTTCCTCTAGTTCTGCAGAGACCTGCTCCCCGGCGCTTCTGCGGCCCGTCCCCCCGCCATGGAAACGGCTCGTGTTGCTGCTGCGGTGGCGTAGCTAGGCTGAAACCATCGCCGCCGTGTGCAGCGCAAGGGGAGGCTACGAGGAGGGGTGGCTAagggccggggctggggtgggacatgagtttggggtagggctggggcaggaaacGGAGATCTGGGACTTGGgggtctattcccagctctgggcCATGACTGGAGTGTAGCGGGTTAGAGTGGGCGGGGGAGGAGctagcagccaggactcctgggtcccatcccagccctgggaggggttGGGTTGCTGTCGCCTGCCCTCAATGCAGCGCGCCTGCTTCCCGCAtgctcagccagctctgggggagaggggcccggcAGAGAGAGAACGGAATAAAATCGCAGAACCGTCTCCTCGGTGCAGCTCTCCTGTGCGTGTCGTCCAGGGCTAGGCAGCCCCGCGGGGACCGTGCGTCGCAGCTCCAGGCCGCACGTGTGGGCACACAGGGTCTGCTGCGTGGGGCGTCTGCCGCCAGCTGGGTGGAGAGAGCTAATGCCGCTGGCCTGGTGGGAGAGGCTCTGGATTGTGGCTGCTCCCGCCCCAGCGACTCAGTGTGGGGAGACGCCTGCTCTGCTCAGTCCAGCTTCCCTCCCTTCTTCGAGGCCGTGCGAggcagcactgggagccaggcaggcaggcgtTCCCCCGCCTCGTCTCCGGGGTGTCATTTCCATGGAACCCCCAGGCAGCTTCATTAGCAATTTCCCTGCTGCGAACGTGGCTGCTGAGTGTGcggcccagccccatggcagtgtgtGCCGTGTGGGTCTGCCCGTGTGTTCTCCTTCCAAGAGGCGGGTCCCGTCCGATCGGTCCCCATCCGCAGAGTGTCCAGCCACGTCCCTTCCATCCCCACCCCTCAGTGAGGCCAGGCACCCCCTCACACCCGTCCAGCACAAGGCTGTCCTGGCCCCCGaccatctccagcccctgcaaAGAGCCCAGGTGTGTTCCCATGTGTCCCGGCCTAGGGCAGGCTCTGCACTCAAAGTGCCACCCAGGCACCAGAGCAGGTTCGGgcaacacctgtcagagatgctCTACGGTGTCGGGTCCTGCCAcgagagcaggggcctggacttggtgacctctcgaggtcccttacagttctaggaTTCTGTTCTTCTACGTCCAGGCCATCGGTTCATGATCTGGCAGTGGCTGTCAGAGCTGGGCGCGTGTTTGGGCGTGAAGAGGGCAGTGCTAGGGCATGTGCTGGGTGAGGGAGCGGGTTCTTGGGGGGCCAAACCCTGGGACTCCTTGCTGGCATGTGGAGAGACCACAAGGAGGAGCTCTCCTTCCTGCTGTGGAGCCTGGAGCTCAGCACCCAGCCCTGGTGCCTCTGGCTGCTCCACAGCTCTCTGGTGAAGGTAGAGGAATAGGAAACAATAGGAACcattttttcacacagcgcacagttaacctgtgggactccttgccggaggatgttgtgaagaccaagactatagtagagtttaataaagagctagataaattcataggtgataggtccatcaatggctattagccagggtgggcatggaggatgtccctagcctctgtttgcaagaggctggaaatgggtgacagggaattgatcacttgatgattagctgttctgtttgttccttctGGGGCGCCTGGCGCTGGCCACtctcggaagacaggatactgggcttgatgggcctatggtctgacccagtatggccattcttgtgttcttgtGTTCTTAGCGTGGGCTGCTCACCCCACCCAGGCACCCACCGCACTCTGTTTGCAGCGCAGGCCCTGCCTGGCACACTGGGATCACCCGACTCATCGCACGCCGGAGGCCTGGCCCAGCCGGGCTCAGCTCACAGCGCTGTTGTGCAATGCTGCGAcctcccctccacagcccagcacccagacccTCCCACGCCAGCAGAGCCAGGCTTCCACCCCCTGAGCTAAAGGAGaacccactggcaggctgggggttctGACACACAGGGGGCAGCTCTGACTCtgtccagtagagggcagtggGCCACACACTCATCACagggctgctcttctctggattatTTGTACAGAGCTAAGAGGCGTCTTTTCACCCTTCCCCTGCAACAGCCATTCCACCCTCCTGCTCCGCTTTGCTGCTCGTCTCTGCACCCCCTGTTCTATtgtgctgcccagggccagctgagACCCCCTTCAGTGCTgtgcagaggtgggggggaaTCCTGCCAGCTTTTGCCTGGACATCCACCCGGCTGTCTCCCTGCCTTTCACTTTGCTGGCTGTCTCTCCTCAGTTCTCCAGCCGTGGCAATAGTGATGGTCGCCGCTCTCAGCTGCCTGATGGCGTGGGGCCCCAGGACTCGGCATGAGCTTCCACCCGACCGCGACGGATCCAGGACCAGAGCCAGGCAGTCCTGGGACAGACGTACAGCCTTCTCCCAGGCCCAACACAGCTCGCGTAGGGTCCCCGCcatcaaaggtgggaaaagtaccccaaacgttacttgagtaaaagtgcagctgctttctcttctggatacttgagtacgaTCTAGATGGGATGGGTGTGCTTTTTCTGAagtacttttccagcaggacaaCGATAacctgtacttaagtacaccctcccaaagcagctgcacttttactcaagtaatttttggggtacttttcccacctcagcCTGCCATGCACCCATCCCGGCTGTGACTGCCGGAGCGAACCCACAGCCCAGGCTCCAGAAACAGCCCCTGGGAAAGGGGAGTGACACCACATCCTGTCCACACCACACCTGCAGGCAGCCTGCGGCTCCTTGCCTCCGAATCCAGCCCTGACCCTGGCGACAAATGACCTGAGCGGCTGTGGCCACAACAGCAGCTCTGACTCCCTGCTCAGCCGACCCCTGCGCTGCGGCCTGGGGGGCATTCGGGGAAGACGTGCCAGATTCGCCAGCTGCCCCTTGGGGCTGTGCTTTGGTGCCCCCTGGAGGACACCCGAGCGGGGGCCGTGTGTTTCGTCAATGGGGCAGCCAGACCTCTGCTGCGCTGGATAATAGCTAAGACGAAGGCAGGCCCATgggggggaggatggggtgtAGGGGCTCCATGGGCTGGGGCAGTCATCCCACTCTGCTAAGGCAACTCCTCCCCTTTGCAACGCCTGCCGACTGGGTTCTTTTGCAGCTGAATTTCCTACAGTGAAACCCAACAGGAACATCCTAATGGGGAAGGGTGCGACCggcaggccagggctgcaggagtgggatggCGGGGAAGGCGATGTTGTGGCCTGGCAGTACGGGGGGTAGGGGATGTGCCCAGCAATGTTCAGGATATGGGCCGTTCTCTTTCCACTCCACCGGTGGCCTGTGCtggccccaccagccagcctgcGTGAGCCCTGTGGGGGGCCCTCGCGAGACGGCCGCAGCCGCTTGCCCCAGAAATCGTTTTATGAAAGCGCTACACTATcgacccagcattgctcaggtcctgagcCCAGCTCAGTTTGGTTCGCCACCATTGCGCTGGGGCTGAGGCTATCAGCGTGTGGCTGCCCTGCGGAGAGAAggttgccccagccctctctcaccgcaGCTGGTTGGGACCAGGTGagcagcacctctccatggctgctgcagctgcagcgggCACAGCCAGGGGGGAGGGATGCATGTCCcccggctggggcaggtccaggttcagcTGCCCCTTGCGCTCTCCAGGCACAGTGAGGAACGCAGCAGCCTGTgcattttcccctcactccctggtgaaggggaacagccagcaatgtccccTCTGAactggtgtgtgggggagggagattcagcctcctgccctgccaggtGGAGGGGGTGAGCCCCCCCAGCTagcccctttcccctgccaggtGATTCTGTCTCTTGGCTGTAAGGCTCTgtaagaagcaatcccattccagacacagcccattttcctggcacagccaagccCTGACTGTGCTTGAAGTTAGGAACTTTTGTAGCTGGTTTGGTTCGCCTCTCTGAGAAGGAGACCCCAGTCTAGGCTGTAAGGGACCTGGTTGAAACAATTTGCCCAGGGTACATTCTCTCTGTTGTGCCCAGAAGACCCCCTAAATATTATGAACCAGCCCAGACCCCCTGTGACctgactggatttttaaattcaatAGCAAATTAGTTCTGTAAGCGTTGTATTGTTACACCAAAGCATGTGCCAGGTGAGGTGTGTAATGTGGGTGAGTCACTGACTCTGTGTATGCTGCTTACATGTCTGTGTCATGTTTGTGTGCAAGGTCACAGATGTGGGCTCTGTACCtgtatcaggaatggtttagtgCTCGGATTCACAGTCAGAGGCGtggcctcctcccagccaggaatgGCTAAACAGAGATGCAGACTTCAATcaacatctcaggaatttggccGAGACGTGTCATCTGGGAATCGGCCAATGGAAGAGGGCCCCAGCAGGGgaaggacaggtgacctgctcaggTAAGTCTCCATTGCTGACgtgaagaagaaagggttttcCCCTCCATGGCAAGTCTGTGAAGAGAAGCCTGGCCCTGGCCATCTGGTTCCTTCAATCCTCAGACCACTGCTCTCAGCCGTCATCTTGGGAGCAGTCTGCAAGAACATCTATGCTATGAACCAAGCCTGTTTGGAGGGGGATCCCTCCCTCCGAAGAGCTCCAGTAAACCCTCGACCTGTacggcttcaagttgcacgtcACTCGctttaatgagagttaagcacaatttgatgctgctctgcagcccccctgctccctgccttctcccagccacaCGGCCATCAACCTGATAGCTGTGccgctggaggaaggcagggagaagcagccaggaaactgaccagccctggtggactgTTCAGTTTCCCTGGTTCgcaagagctgggaaccaagtggcagcctggttcccatctccccactcacGTGCGTGAAAATTCCAGTCATGTGGGTGGTGCAGGAACACAGCCcccgcataactcgagggtttcctgtattttcagagactttcaagataaCAGCTTTTACCATCAGGTGGATCCTGCATTAAAAGCTTtgattgatgtatgtaatttacCACTTTCACCATGTTTCTCTCTCaccttattttttctttttctttctttctttctttctttcttaataaacctttagattttagattttaAAGGATAGACCCAGCGTGCTGTTTTGGCTCAGATCTGAGCTAtgcattgacctgggaatgtggttttgggggctggaagaatctgtgtggattttgTGAAATTGGCTTACCCAACCTCTCACCTGCTCTgtgggatttgcttgtgtaaTGTCTGGCTGGCCCGAGGGGCAGCACAGGtgttttgtgactggtttggtttgCCTCATAGAGGAGGGAACCCCAATCTGGGCTGTCAGTGTCtgggttttaagcaatttgcccaggtttgTTTCTCTTAGCAGTGCCTGGGAAACCCCCTGTATATTACAGTCCCCCACCAAATCAATTCCCAGGcattcctggagctgctgcagtgaaCAGGAGATTAATACTCACAACCTCTGTAGTCAGCTGCTTGACCCCACTAGGGTTCATTATGAAATAGACTCAGGAGACCAAATAACCGACGTCAGTCAGGTTCATTGCATTGACCCAATAACAATGCGACACATTTATTGGTCAACACTAATGGCTAATTGAAAGCCACTCTTAACTCCTCTGGCAAACCAATCCCATATGGCATGGGGCTTTGCAGACAGAGCTGGATCATTTCAAAGCTAAAGTGTATCCAAAACACAGCACCTGAAAACACCCCACACGCTATCGAGGGCTGCCCTGACAAGCACCCATGGAAAAAGATATCATGTCTGCTGCCGTGCAGTTCTGCTCTCTGTGACACTGCGATAACGCCGCTGATTTCCAGCGAGATGGGGATACATAGGGAGGTGGCAACTGGCAAACGTGAAAGAATTACTCAGGCTAGTTATGTCCAAAGATGATTAGGAAGCGTTACAAAGGGATCGCACAGAACTGGGTGACAGGGTAAGAAAACGGTCCATGGAAGTCTGTGTTGAGGAGTGCAAAGTGCCGAACGCTGGAACGCGCAATCCCAGAGACGCGTATAAAACGCTGGGGTCTAAGTTACCCCTTCGGACTCAAGAAAGAGATCGTGGAGGCTGCTCTGTGACACAGAGACATCACATGGAGGGTGTCTGGCATGTCAGGGCCGGTCAGGGTCAGTTCCTTGGAGGTCCCACGCCTCctcctcaggccctggctgtgctgcagggatgctgcaggtccGACACTTCCTCTGGGTGGCAGGACCCTTCTCCGCAGCATCAGCACTTCCTTAGTCTGGCCTGCAGGGCCTTTTAGCCAGTGGGGTCTCCCTGTGCTGGGTGTCTACTCACAGTGTCCCCTGCTCACCCCTGCTGCtcagctccagcctgctccagctccgCTCCCCGCTGCACTGCCACCCACAactgggctgcttctctggccctctggctctgtggcagcagccctgctACCAGCAGAGTCTGCTCTCTGCACTCTGCGATGTGGCTCAGGATCTGACCTCTGGGCTGCATCTCAgggtctctggctgcagctctccctcCAGCatgactctgctgctgggctgtgtctCTGGCAGGCACGGCCTCGCTCCCAGCTCCAAGGAAGTCACTGGACAGCCTTCTATTGACTTCCatggattttggatcaggcccttgttCAGAATATGGGGGTTGATCTACACTGGGaggggggtcagcaaccccccagcacaggtgccaagattggcacacgagccaattttcaccagcacctgaggtgagagctcagccccagcccctccttcccccccatgcacctgggagcttgctcaaagccgggAGGCCTGTgcattaataaaagaccagctaatgctaccagccaccccctacacggtaaagctctgcagcttcatttgTGTATTAACAAAGCCGTTGCATGTAGCAGTATTAGGCTATGGCTCCACTccagagatattttgaaataacagccatgattttgaaataactttgctggtgtCTAGATTACACCTGCGCCAATTCGAAATAAAATCAACATTTGTTCTttcgaattttgtaaacctcGCTGCAGGAGGGGTCATGCCTATGTGGGACTGGCTATTTCCAAGCAGGCGctgttaagacacggaatagcgctcgttcaaaataagccataaaggcacccgaaggccctgtttcaaaatagcattatgtgtcctgaaatgctgtttcaaaatagctgggtgctatttcgaaatatgcttgggctgtggccacgctagcccctcctttcggagtgggcatgttaatgaggcactttggcagatgctaatgcatatgcggcacctcattagcataatggcggctgcctTCGGAACTCACACTTCCCGGGtggacgggggccttttgaaaggaccccttgggcttcgaaagccccttcatcccaaaagcaaatgggaagagggctttcgaaatcagggagtcctttcgaaaggcccctgtctgtaCAGGCGGCATGTGTTCCGAAAGGGGCAGTTTTGAATCGaatgtggccatcattatgctaatgacgtgctgcatattcatggcggagcctcattagcatctgctgaagtgcctcattaccacgcTCCCTCCGAAAGGAGaggcctagtgtggccacagcctttgggtATAGTTGTGTTAGTTGGAAATAAGCTGGTTTGCAAGACCTTATTTCGGAACAGGGCTGCAGTGGAGCTgaagccttagtgactttaaaaagtatcgccaGCGCTCGGACCGTACTCAGAggacaaaaggccagatttcagcactccgcctagGAAAAGTTGGGGAAAGTTGGTCTAGATGAGCCGGGTTGCAACCCTGTGCTCCCTAAACCTCCAACCACCAGAAGCTGGGGTGGACAGCAAGGGGGTGGCTCACTCAgtaattccctgttctgttcctgCCCCCTGAAGCACCTGGAATCAgcctctgtcggaagacaggacactgggccggCCAGACCTCTGGGTTCCCATCTAGACCCATGCGTGCGGGAAGAGAATCGGACCCTGCATAGCTGCAGCGTCGCTGCGGTTGttcaggggagagggagctggttcTGAGTCCGGCTCACACACTGGCTGGGGAACGGTCTGCGGAGTTCCAAATGCAGAACAAGGCGTTGCTGCCAGGGACCCCCGCGCAGTCCCACGGGATGCGGAGAGGACGCTGCGGACCGAGGAGTGATGGGGTGTCAGTGCGGGATAGAGTTAGATCTGCCGATCTGTCACCACTGGCAAGGCCATCCAAgagggaaagagcccagcacGGTGCTCAGACCCAGGAAGAGAGTGGCAGGGACTCCCACACAGGACCAGTGACCTGGAGCAGGTGTcaggcacaagggaagctggaatCCCCCACTCTCATTTTTAGATCTGATTCTCTGAGGAGGAATGCTTCAAACGGCCAGAAACGCAGCGCTGAGTCACTGGTCAATGTCTCCCCTCCATGCTCTGTTCTCCTACACACATCCCCTGCAAGGCCTGCCACAGCAGTCTGAAGCTGAGCAGGGTGCCTATGACATTAACCAGAGGAAAAAGGGCATGGAAAGAttgtttgctgttgctttcaaCCAGGAGGGAGGAGATACACACATTATGGGATGCTGCTGACATGTACCGGAAACCCCCCTGCACTCTTCAATGTATTCTTCCCACAAGGCACTGGGAGCCTAACCCAGAATGCAAAGAGGCAGCAGGATCTGGAGAATGGCTATCCAAGCACATCACTGTCAAACGTAGCCACCCCACTGGGGCCACGCTCAGTAGGCCACCTGCACACAGCGAGGACAGGCACATTTGACTTTACAACATTTTGGTGCTTGAAAATCTGCCTTAACCCCCTGGGTATGTGTTAGCGCATTCTGCACAAAGGGCCCAGCCACATGGCGTCCAGCAGTCACCAGCGTCTTCTTTCGCTCCTTGTGAGACCCACGTTCACCAGCATTTGTCCATAgtcatggcagcgcctcactaGTATCTGCCCAAGTGCCTCGGATCTAACCTCGGAGGGGTTCGATTTTTATTAGTAGATGGCAGAAAACTTTGATTTTGCCCACAAGCTGTATTCCCATccatagagcagctgggcagtctgggggtttgcttgtgcGGCTCCTGGCTGGCCGGGgcggctggcagaggtacttttgtggctgattggatttgccttagtgagaagaaaatcccagcctggggctgtaagtagcctgaTTTTAACAAAGATGCCCTGGACTGATTTCTCCAGctatgcccagaaaccccatcatgcTACAGACCCCAATCCACAAAACACGTGAGCCTCGGAGTTGTTTTAAAGTGACAGCAATTTAAGCAATTAAAGACAAAGGTAGGTGCAGTGCATGAAGGCATAAAATGCGTACGCCCCATTATACTGCCAGTTACGCTTGCATGTTTGTCAAATGGGAGCAGAGCTCTCCTTACCCACAGGCAGAACACACAGCTGTGTGGGGCACCTGAAAATCTGGGActccactgggtcttaatgtccacccatctcTCTCttcttggccgtttctacacatgccacttcctccaaaagtggcatgctaataaatggcccaaaatatgctaatgaggtgtggatgtaaattccgggtgcctcattagcataaggtcacatgatttggagtctggaagacactcttccggactccaaaacaatgtgtagaagcgcagcccctgggggtggggggtcatctggaaggaagtccttcttccggaggcctcttcttccctgaAATTTTTGGGatgaaggggcctctggaaggaggacttcctcccggaagaccccctgggggccgcgtTTCTACACGCCGTTTTggagtcttccggactccaaatcatgtgaccttatgctaatgaggccctgggaatttacatccgcacctcattagcatattttgggccgtttatcaAGTGGCCTGTGTAGCAACGGCCCTGGTGTGGCTCTGTTTCCTCTGGCTAGGAGCTAGTTACTGCAAAAGTGAGCACTCTGCCAGAGCTGTTAGGAGCACGCTGAACCTGTGAACCAGCCAGGCAAGaggtaatgaagccatttcatGGACATTTGCTGAACCCTGATATTTACTGTCAGCGTCTGAGTGCGCTGCGTTAGTTCCACAGGGCCTTCCTGTGAAATGGGCTTCACAAATAGTTCATTCGtctgttgctgaagattataacatcacatctctaaaaaaatcctcaccccccacccccgcccccagctgctaTCGGGCACAGGAGCACCAG contains:
- the CHRNA10 gene encoding neuronal acetylcholine receptor subunit alpha-10, which codes for MELRRGFQSCLLSLGLLGLCGPPGCSGAQGKFAYKLLNNLFANYSNALRPVEDTDRALNVTLQITLSQIIDMDERNQILTAYLWIRQVWVDAYLSWEKDDYDGIDTIRVPSSYVWRPDIVLYNNADDQFTGSMETNVVIRYDGRVMWDSPAITKSSCKVDVSYFPFDRQQCRLTFGSWTYNGNQIDLLNGLDTGDLTDFVENVEWEVLGMPAKRNVIIYGCCSEPYPDITYTLLLKRRASFYIFNLLLPCVMISFLAPLGFYLPADSGEKVSLGVTVLLALTVFQLLVAESMPPSENVPLIGKYYIATMTMITASTALTIFIMNIHHCGPGAKPVPKWAKKFILQYMARLFFVYEVGESCKSPRRQLDHRPGVQAVNGRAAQEEHRAQRKENSNLTCQEKSPQQELSPQRLGSPSDWQDWKKTGPWMHVEHGQAQGKAEEGQQRQVCAKSPCLCQHSSLLKNVEYIASCFQDQRAAQKRTGEWKKVAKVMDRIFMWIFFIMVFFMSVLVMGKAA